ACGTCTGACAATGGCGCTGCCAACCATGCCTCGGTGACCGGCTACAAAAATTTTCATCATGGGGGTCAGGCCTGCGTTATTGTAGTTATTGGGGGGTTGGGTATTGGATACAGTTCATAATTTATGAAGAAAAGGCAAAATTTGCTGAATGAGTGATGCCGAGCAGTCCATCAATACTGATGTCTTCATCAATCAAAGGCCAATGTATACCATACCCGGAGGGAGATATTTCAAATGTAGTTCTTTCAATTTCAGACGCGTGAAGCAACGCTTGAGAGATTGTTTTCAGATCAAAAGCTTGTTCCTGGCCGTCAATGTCAAGAATCAGGCGATTTCCTGTAAATCGTACATTTTTGATATTATGGTATAGTTTCATATCAATACTTCCTCAACTGAAATTCATTCCATGCATTCTCAATATATTCAAAATGCTGATAAATAATTTTTCGAATCTCACGCCTGGATTTACTGTTCATATTATAAGCATACGCCTCAAAAATTTCAAACCTTTCTGTATCCAGCCAATATTTACATTCCATCCCTGCTTTTGTGCAGTGGATATGCATGGGTTCCTGCGATTCATTGGCATAAAAAAACAACCGCCATCCCAGAATTTGTAGTATTGTAGGCATTTGTTGAATATTTGGTTTTGGGTATTTGGTTTTACCGGGGTGGGGTCAGGCCTGCGTTATTGTAGTTATTGGGGGGTTGGGTATTGGGTGTTTGGATTAAACAGA
This sequence is a window from Desulfotignum phosphitoxidans DSM 13687. Protein-coding genes within it:
- a CDS encoding DUF4160 domain-containing protein — encoded protein: MPTILQILGWRLFFYANESQEPMHIHCTKAGMECKYWLDTERFEIFEAYAYNMNSKSRREIRKIIYQHFEYIENAWNEFQLRKY
- a CDS encoding DUF2442 domain-containing protein; translated protein: MKLYHNIKNVRFTGNRLILDIDGQEQAFDLKTISQALLHASEIERTTFEISPSGYGIHWPLIDEDISIDGLLGITHSANFAFSS